In Rhodothermia bacterium, one DNA window encodes the following:
- a CDS encoding DUF2887 domain-containing protein has translation MKTDKIFHKLFAEYPYILFELIGRVNEKDKYHPYKSVEVKEKSLRIDGVLVPLLPPFPLLIVEVQMQPDVRFYRRLFAETMLYLHQQDYAGLWKAIVILRDRSMEPVKDPAHQVFFDAGFIEVYFIEDLRTNQVENLAFDLLRLIIASQAEAVPLAKRVMHLSHNPTTKITEQNLAQVIEMIVFSKFPKLSREEIQAMLALDFDIKNTVIYQQAEKEGLEKGMERGLEKGMEKGIAWERKRTIEHLKKVIVKRFGTIPDTLLVKIEQATSEQLFDLYGQVILAQRIEELSA, from the coding sequence ATGAAAACCGATAAAATCTTCCATAAACTCTTTGCCGAGTACCCTTACATTCTCTTTGAACTGATAGGCAGGGTCAATGAAAAAGACAAGTATCACCCGTATAAATCGGTAGAAGTGAAAGAAAAGTCTTTACGGATAGACGGGGTACTTGTTCCTTTACTTCCGCCGTTTCCACTGCTGATTGTTGAAGTGCAGATGCAGCCTGATGTGCGTTTTTATCGGAGGTTGTTCGCCGAAACCATGCTTTACCTCCATCAGCAAGACTATGCGGGGCTGTGGAAAGCGATTGTCATCCTTCGCGACCGTTCCATGGAACCTGTGAAGGATCCTGCTCACCAAGTTTTTTTTGATGCAGGTTTTATTGAAGTTTACTTCATCGAAGATTTGCGAACAAATCAGGTCGAAAATTTAGCATTCGATTTGTTACGACTAATCATTGCATCGCAAGCAGAAGCCGTCCCTTTGGCTAAAAGGGTAATGCACTTGTCTCACAATCCTACTACGAAAATTACGGAACAAAATCTGGCACAAGTCATTGAAATGATCGTCTTTAGCAAATTTCCAAAGCTAAGTAGAGAGGAGATTCAAGCCATGTTAGCATTAGATTTTGACATCAAAAACACGGTGATTTATCAACAAGCCGAAAAAGAGGGTCTTGAAAAAGGCATGGAGAGGGGTCTTGAAAAAGGCATGGAGAAGGGTATAGCTTGGGAGCGCAAGCGCACGATTGAGCATCTCAAGAAAGTGATTGTCAAGCGATTTGGAACAATTCCGGATACGTTGTTGGTGAAAATAGAGCAAGCCACCTCAGAACAACTTTTCGATCTTTATGGCCAAGTCATTCTGGCACAACGCATAGAAGAACTGAGTGCTTAA
- the aroF gene encoding 3-deoxy-7-phosphoheptulonate synthase encodes MVVIMDADAPEQQVEEVIGKLNNYGFDVHRSTGVRQTVLGAIGVKPDFDIRHIKVLDGVSDVYRVTTPYKFASRTWKKENTIIDVAGLPIGGDELVVMAGPCSVESEEQIETSAAVVAASGAQILRGGAYKPRSSPYAFQGLGVPGLKMMREAADRHGLKVITEVMEINQIDVVAEYADILQIGARNMQNFSMLRELGKVNKPIFLKRGLSSTFEEWIMSAEYVIANGNPNVMFCERGIRTFETYTRNTLDLSAVPVIKQKSHLPIIVDPSHGVGIRDKVAPLARAGVAVGADGLMIEIHPDPPKAMSDGPQSLYFPQFRDMMLELRMIAQIVGRHLPEQVLSA; translated from the coding sequence ATGGTCGTAATCATGGATGCCGACGCCCCCGAACAACAGGTGGAAGAGGTTATCGGTAAGTTAAACAACTATGGGTTTGATGTTCACCGCTCAACAGGTGTGCGCCAAACGGTTCTTGGAGCCATTGGCGTAAAACCCGATTTCGACATTCGGCACATTAAGGTTTTGGATGGCGTCTCCGATGTGTACCGCGTCACAACACCCTATAAATTTGCAAGCCGTACTTGGAAGAAGGAAAATACCATCATTGATGTGGCTGGTTTACCCATTGGAGGGGACGAATTGGTCGTGATGGCGGGGCCATGTTCCGTAGAAAGTGAAGAACAGATCGAAACCTCGGCGGCGGTTGTAGCGGCATCTGGCGCCCAAATCCTGCGCGGAGGTGCCTATAAACCACGTTCTTCGCCGTATGCATTCCAAGGCTTAGGGGTTCCTGGTCTGAAAATGATGCGAGAGGCCGCTGATCGTCATGGCCTTAAGGTGATTACGGAAGTCATGGAAATCAACCAAATAGATGTGGTGGCGGAATATGCCGACATTCTCCAGATCGGTGCGCGAAATATGCAGAATTTTTCTATGCTGCGCGAATTGGGAAAGGTCAATAAACCCATCTTCTTAAAACGCGGCCTTTCCTCTACGTTCGAGGAATGGATTATGAGTGCCGAATATGTGATCGCTAACGGCAACCCGAACGTGATGTTCTGCGAAAGGGGCATCCGGACGTTTGAAACCTATACCCGCAACACGTTAGACCTCTCTGCTGTTCCCGTAATCAAACAAAAAAGCCACCTGCCCATCATTGTTGATCCAAGTCACGGCGTTGGGATTCGCGATAAAGTCGCCCCGCTTGCAAGAGCAGGTGTTGCTGTTGGGGCAGATGGTCTCATGATCGAAATTCACCCCGATCCGCCAAAAGCGATGAGTGATGGGCCGCAATCTTTGTATTTCCCACAGTTCCGCGACATGATGCTGGAACTTAGAATGATTGCGCAAATTGTAGGACGCCACCTCCCAGAGCAAGTTCTTAGTGCCTAA
- a CDS encoding M1 family metallopeptidase yields the protein MWIRTLLLCFFLPWAAWAQQQNRPIPYPIFPSPQFEAAIAKGTRTTTGLPGPNYWTNTANYVMETELDPVSKLITGTSTIQYTNNSPNDLNFVILNLRQNLYKPTAFRNRPIPFATDGMVISETKVLTSKPGETEKWSTVTPQINGTQMRLQLSQPLKSKQSISLGIKWSFTLPERSFRMGHDKEVHIVAYWFPQVAVYDDVRGWDSDQYVGNGEFYNDFGNYDVKITVPKGYLVSGTGALQNPEALLDADRLSRLREAASQDSVVHVLTKEERDAGKATLTTSEKLTWHFTAEKVRDFTWATSDKYIWDATRAAVGDLNNDGKTDYSMIHAFYRPEKTVWKQSAKYARFSIEHLSKRYIPYPWPHMSTLEGFIGGGMEFPMLTHIGGSRTPQALFGVTYHEIAHMWFPMIVGVDEKSFCWAEEGLTTYNENDGYNAFFPKENAWDPKINSYFRIAGTGNEIEIGRHTDNYPITSPARGIAAYDKPATLLRALGGVIGHDKVVDVLREYAKRWAFKYPYDQDFFNTFENVLGKDMDWFWSAGWYTTWTVDQGVKEVTAKGKKTTIVIEDKGNFPMMSLVEVTYTNGQKETLTLPVTDWLKGSRTTKLEVTKGVVQKVEIDPKQTSMDLNRSNNIWSKQ from the coding sequence ATGTGGATCCGAACCTTACTTTTATGCTTTTTCCTGCCTTGGGCTGCTTGGGCACAACAACAAAACCGCCCAATTCCATACCCTATTTTTCCCTCTCCGCAATTTGAGGCCGCCATTGCGAAAGGAACAAGAACCACTACAGGGCTTCCCGGCCCTAATTATTGGACAAATACCGCCAATTATGTTATGGAGACTGAATTAGATCCGGTTTCAAAACTCATCACAGGCACCTCGACCATTCAATACACCAATAATAGTCCCAATGATTTAAACTTCGTCATTCTTAACCTGCGGCAAAACCTCTACAAGCCTACGGCTTTCCGAAATCGTCCCATACCCTTTGCTACAGATGGAATGGTCATTAGTGAAACGAAAGTATTAACCAGCAAACCCGGTGAAACAGAGAAGTGGAGTACCGTTACACCACAAATCAATGGAACCCAGATGCGTTTGCAATTGTCGCAACCACTTAAGTCAAAACAAAGCATTTCCTTAGGCATTAAGTGGTCTTTTACGTTGCCAGAACGCTCCTTCAGAATGGGGCACGATAAAGAAGTCCATATTGTGGCTTATTGGTTCCCGCAGGTGGCTGTTTATGATGATGTTCGTGGCTGGGACAGCGATCAATATGTTGGCAACGGAGAGTTTTACAATGACTTTGGGAATTATGACGTAAAAATTACCGTTCCGAAAGGCTATTTAGTTTCCGGTACGGGTGCGCTACAAAATCCAGAAGCCTTATTAGATGCAGACCGTTTGTCGCGCCTCCGTGAGGCCGCCTCGCAAGACTCGGTGGTACATGTCCTGACCAAAGAAGAACGGGATGCTGGCAAAGCAACCCTTACCACATCTGAAAAATTAACGTGGCACTTCACCGCCGAGAAGGTTCGAGACTTTACGTGGGCAACCTCCGACAAATACATTTGGGATGCCACACGCGCAGCCGTTGGGGATTTGAACAACGACGGTAAAACCGATTATTCAATGATCCACGCTTTTTACCGCCCCGAAAAAACCGTCTGGAAGCAATCTGCAAAGTATGCCCGATTCAGCATTGAGCATCTTTCCAAACGTTATATTCCCTATCCTTGGCCACACATGAGCACCTTAGAAGGCTTTATTGGTGGTGGAATGGAATTCCCAATGCTCACCCATATTGGCGGCTCGCGTACCCCACAAGCACTTTTTGGCGTTACCTACCATGAAATCGCACACATGTGGTTCCCTATGATCGTTGGTGTAGATGAGAAGTCGTTTTGTTGGGCAGAAGAAGGATTGACTACCTACAACGAAAATGATGGCTACAACGCATTCTTCCCAAAAGAAAATGCTTGGGATCCAAAAATAAACAGCTATTTCCGCATTGCAGGAACGGGCAATGAAATTGAAATCGGGCGGCATACCGATAATTACCCCATCACTTCACCAGCAAGAGGCATCGCCGCTTATGACAAACCAGCTACACTTTTACGTGCATTGGGTGGCGTAATTGGTCATGATAAAGTGGTGGACGTCCTCAGGGAATATGCCAAACGTTGGGCCTTTAAATATCCCTATGACCAAGACTTTTTTAATACGTTTGAAAATGTTTTGGGGAAAGATATGGACTGGTTCTGGTCGGCTGGTTGGTACACCACTTGGACAGTTGACCAAGGCGTTAAAGAAGTCACGGCGAAGGGAAAAAAAACTACAATCGTTATTGAGGACAAGGGCAATTTCCCTATGATGTCGCTGGTAGAAGTCACTTACACCAACGGGCAAAAAGAAACCCTTACACTTCCTGTTACGGATTGGCTGAAAGGTAGCCGGACAACCAAGTTAGAAGTTACAAAAGGAGTTGTCCAAAAGGTTGAGATTGACCCCAAGCAAACTTCTATGGACCTAAACAGAAGCAATAACATTTGGTCAAAGCAATAG
- a CDS encoding FAD-dependent oxidoreductase gives MAKVTIVGGGIIGLCAAYYALADGHEVTVLDKGEVGHGSSWGNAGWITPSHVVPLAAPGVIRKGLKWMLDPESPFYIQPRLELSLAKWLWDFRSYANEKHVNRSIPILGDLCKTSLALFKELNEVLEHAFGFEEKSLIFAAKTDTGLHSCLHEVAAVNNAGMEARPLLLEEMIALEPTLRADLKGGALFKIDSHMDPAQFILRLTDYLRASGATILENTAVKGFEVQKSEIKAVRTAHQSLESDVVVLAIGAWSSAISQVLGLKLPVQPGKGYSLTVPQTRTKTKTPVLLVERSVAITPLGDNIRYAGTMEMAGMGLKINQRRVEAIKKAIPAYLTNYDPTVADKAIPWAGLRPCSPDGLPLIGAVKTLPNLFVATGHAMIGVTTATGTGKIIADLIANRASFMDHRPFAVERF, from the coding sequence ATGGCAAAGGTGACTATTGTTGGTGGTGGGATTATTGGACTCTGCGCGGCTTATTATGCACTTGCGGATGGCCACGAAGTAACTGTCTTAGATAAAGGAGAAGTGGGACATGGTAGTTCTTGGGGCAATGCTGGATGGATTACTCCAAGTCATGTTGTCCCTTTGGCCGCACCCGGTGTAATCCGAAAAGGTTTGAAATGGATGCTCGATCCTGAAAGTCCGTTTTACATACAACCTCGCTTAGAACTGTCTTTGGCAAAATGGCTTTGGGATTTTCGATCTTATGCCAATGAAAAACATGTTAACCGTAGTATTCCGATCTTGGGTGATTTGTGCAAGACAAGTTTAGCATTGTTCAAAGAATTGAATGAAGTCCTTGAGCATGCGTTTGGTTTCGAGGAGAAAAGTTTGATTTTTGCAGCAAAAACCGATACCGGCTTACATTCTTGTTTGCATGAAGTAGCGGCAGTAAACAACGCAGGAATGGAGGCGAGGCCGCTACTGCTGGAGGAAATGATCGCTTTAGAACCAACCTTACGTGCGGATTTAAAAGGCGGCGCCTTGTTTAAAATAGATTCGCATATGGATCCCGCCCAATTTATCCTTCGATTGACCGACTATCTGAGGGCTTCTGGAGCGACCATTCTGGAAAACACGGCTGTCAAGGGTTTTGAAGTCCAAAAAAGCGAAATTAAAGCGGTTCGTACAGCCCACCAATCTCTCGAAAGTGATGTCGTGGTACTGGCCATTGGGGCTTGGTCTTCCGCAATTAGCCAAGTATTAGGGCTAAAATTGCCTGTTCAGCCGGGAAAAGGGTATAGCTTAACCGTTCCGCAAACCAGAACCAAAACCAAAACCCCTGTATTGTTGGTTGAACGTAGCGTGGCCATCACCCCACTTGGAGATAATATCCGGTACGCCGGTACGATGGAAATGGCAGGAATGGGCCTGAAGATCAATCAACGACGGGTGGAGGCAATCAAAAAAGCCATCCCTGCATACCTTACGAATTATGATCCTACGGTAGCAGATAAAGCAATACCTTGGGCTGGATTGCGTCCTTGTTCCCCAGATGGCTTACCGTTAATTGGTGCTGTGAAAACACTTCCCAACTTATTTGTTGCTACAGGACATGCCATGATTGGTGTAACTACGGCAACCGGAACCGGAAAAATTATTGCAGATTTAATTGCAAACAGGGCTTCCTTTATGGATCATAGACCATTTGCCGTAGAACGATTTTAG
- a CDS encoding 4-hydroxyproline epimerase — MIATFFCIDAHTCGNPVRVVTGGGPFLEGRTMAERRLDFLARYDWIRKGLMFEPRGHDMMSGSILYPPADDARDVGILFIETSGCLPMCGHGTIGTVTVMIERGLVQSKTPGLLRLETPAGNVDAYYTLNNGKVTSVRIVNVPSFLYATNLVAEVPGLGTLTCDIAYGGNFYAIVEPQANYGGLETFSASDVLRYSPLLRKALNKKYTFQHPTDPRISGLGHIQWTGTPTKPEAHARNAVFYGDKAIDRSPCGTGTSARMAQWAAKGKLSVGDSFVHESIIGSMFIGRMEAKTNVGDYNAIVPSIEGWAKITGFNTITIDPEDDPYAYGFTVV, encoded by the coding sequence ATGATTGCTACCTTTTTTTGTATAGATGCCCATACTTGTGGTAACCCCGTACGGGTTGTAACCGGTGGTGGCCCTTTTTTAGAAGGCCGGACGATGGCCGAACGCCGTTTGGATTTCTTGGCGCGGTACGACTGGATCCGCAAAGGACTGATGTTTGAGCCAAGAGGGCACGATATGATGTCCGGTTCCATTTTGTACCCGCCTGCTGATGATGCCCGTGATGTTGGAATCTTGTTTATCGAAACCAGTGGGTGTTTACCCATGTGTGGTCATGGAACCATTGGAACCGTGACCGTGATGATTGAAAGAGGCTTAGTCCAGTCGAAAACACCCGGTTTGTTACGTTTAGAAACCCCAGCCGGAAATGTAGATGCTTACTACACCTTGAACAACGGAAAAGTAACCTCGGTGAGGATCGTTAATGTACCTTCTTTTTTGTATGCGACCAATTTGGTGGCCGAGGTGCCGGGATTAGGAACCCTTACTTGTGACATTGCGTATGGGGGGAATTTTTATGCGATTGTAGAACCTCAAGCCAATTACGGTGGATTAGAAACCTTCTCTGCCAGTGATGTCCTCCGATATAGCCCGCTGCTTAGAAAAGCCCTGAACAAAAAATACACCTTCCAACACCCTACCGATCCGCGGATTTCTGGTCTAGGGCATATCCAGTGGACAGGGACGCCCACCAAGCCGGAAGCACACGCCAGAAATGCCGTATTTTATGGAGATAAGGCCATAGACCGTTCGCCTTGTGGAACCGGAACCTCTGCAAGAATGGCACAATGGGCGGCGAAGGGGAAATTATCGGTTGGCGACTCGTTTGTGCACGAAAGCATCATTGGCAGTATGTTTATTGGGCGGATGGAGGCTAAAACGAACGTAGGAGACTACAATGCCATTGTTCCGAGTATTGAAGGTTGGGCAAAGATCACAGGATTTAATACCATTACCATAGACCCAGAGGATGATCCATATGCGTATGGATTTACCGTTGTATAA
- a CDS encoding molybdenum cofactor biosynthesis protein MoaE → MPNSDTWVGISDAIIPSQGALTFLSHPNAGGTALFIGTTRQKTGALETKYLFYEAYVPMALAEMKQLSIIAKERWPILRLVLLHRLGEVAITDTSVLIGVATPHRDAAFAACRWLIDNLKETVPIWKKETFYDGTSIWVNSLGDQKGISPERL, encoded by the coding sequence ATGCCAAATTCAGACACTTGGGTGGGTATTTCTGATGCTATAATTCCCAGTCAAGGCGCGTTGACTTTCCTTTCCCACCCCAATGCTGGTGGAACTGCCTTATTTATAGGAACAACGCGGCAGAAAACGGGCGCTTTAGAAACCAAATATCTCTTTTATGAAGCCTACGTGCCGATGGCGTTGGCTGAGATGAAACAACTTAGCATAATTGCGAAAGAACGCTGGCCTATTCTGCGATTGGTTCTTTTGCATCGTTTGGGCGAAGTTGCCATTACAGACACAAGCGTCCTGATTGGGGTTGCCACGCCCCATCGGGATGCGGCTTTTGCGGCGTGCCGATGGCTGATAGATAACCTAAAAGAAACCGTTCCCATTTGGAAAAAGGAAACCTTTTACGATGGAACGTCTATATGGGTAAACTCATTAGGAGATCAAAAGGGTATTTCCCCGGAACGCTTGTAA
- the lptB gene encoding LPS export ABC transporter ATP-binding protein: protein MPDEQKHSVLSTRGLVKQYRRRAVVNHVDVQVKQGQIVGLLGPNGAGKTTTFLMMCGMVTPDEGEVYIDERKITRLPMYKRARLGIGYLAQEASVFQHLTVEDNLKAVLEYQSISKTERNNRIEQLLEEFGIERIRKSKGYMLSGGERRRCEIARALATQPKFLLLDEPFAGVDPIAVEDIQRVVAHLKKKNIGIVISDHNVHETLAICDITYILYKGELLRHGTAEELAADDVVRKSYLGENFSLERYRF, encoded by the coding sequence ATCCCCGATGAACAAAAGCACTCGGTATTATCAACCCGTGGTTTGGTAAAACAATACCGGAGGCGTGCAGTCGTAAACCATGTGGATGTTCAGGTGAAGCAAGGGCAAATTGTGGGGCTGCTTGGACCAAATGGCGCAGGAAAAACCACTACCTTCCTGATGATGTGCGGCATGGTGACGCCAGACGAGGGAGAGGTTTATATAGATGAACGGAAAATTACCCGCTTGCCCATGTACAAACGCGCAAGGCTTGGGATCGGATACTTAGCGCAAGAAGCCTCCGTATTCCAGCATCTAACGGTGGAGGACAATCTGAAAGCTGTTTTGGAATACCAATCTATCTCGAAAACAGAACGGAACAACCGAATTGAGCAGCTTTTAGAAGAGTTTGGGATTGAACGCATCCGAAAATCAAAAGGGTATATGCTTTCTGGTGGTGAGCGGCGGCGTTGCGAAATTGCCCGCGCACTCGCTACCCAACCTAAATTTCTCTTGTTAGACGAGCCTTTTGCAGGAGTAGATCCCATCGCGGTCGAGGATATTCAACGGGTTGTGGCACACCTCAAGAAAAAAAATATTGGTATTGTTATTTCAGACCACAACGTCCATGAGACATTGGCCATTTGTGACATTACCTATATTTTATACAAGGGCGAACTCTTGCGGCATGGTACGGCGGAGGAACTCGCCGCCGACGACGTGGTGCGTAAAAGTTATCTCGGTGAGAATTTTTCACTCGAACGGTATCGGTTTTAA